Proteins encoded by one window of Moorella humiferrea:
- a CDS encoding ATP-binding protein, giving the protein MHAHATFQSIYRQNSDLIIYNDLKDDPVVAAFLEICRLLGERDTRAACIAYPPADSNSAEALAAACRRFFRLLADYTELYQGPFTGDPWQNYLLDRIILAENTFTLKAGQIKWEFFSDALKDAVGQDLRHLQALAGMGSAAYNAALARLASSTATTYDANGATVFPSDQLSVPDWTKLKPLDPLQPLQPPQAVRKEIKEKLLAAADWGREGIKLLADYHRTWGTGILGMYWAFRWEGGPAGGRLVGIDRPDPIQLSDLVGYEAERGEIIRNTEKFLKGLPAVNILLYGARGTGKSSTVKALLHAYGAQGLRLIELPKKFLGDYQEILKILAPRPQKFIIFIDDLSFEEGEAEYKELKYLLEGSLQVRPANVLVYATSNRRHLVKEFLSDRAPAADREVRLQDTVQEKLSLAERFGMTVIFLSPDQEQYLNIVEELARKEGLEIEPAELRRRALQWALYQNGTSGRTARQFVDYLRGELE; this is encoded by the coding sequence ATGCATGCACACGCCACATTTCAAAGCATCTACCGCCAGAACAGCGACCTTATCATCTATAACGATCTAAAAGACGATCCCGTCGTCGCCGCTTTTTTAGAAATTTGCCGGCTCCTGGGCGAAAGGGATACCCGGGCCGCCTGTATAGCCTATCCCCCCGCCGACAGCAACAGTGCCGAAGCGCTTGCCGCCGCCTGCCGCCGTTTCTTCCGGCTGCTGGCAGATTACACCGAGCTTTATCAGGGCCCTTTTACCGGCGATCCCTGGCAGAACTACCTCCTCGACCGCATCATCCTGGCGGAAAATACCTTCACCCTGAAGGCCGGGCAGATTAAGTGGGAATTCTTTAGCGATGCTCTTAAAGACGCGGTAGGCCAGGACCTGCGCCATCTTCAAGCCCTGGCCGGAATGGGTTCCGCCGCTTACAACGCGGCACTGGCCCGCTTGGCCTCCTCTACAGCGACTACCTATGATGCCAACGGCGCTACGGTCTTCCCCAGCGACCAACTTTCCGTTCCCGACTGGACAAAGCTTAAGCCCCTCGACCCACTTCAGCCCCTTCAACCACCCCAGGCCGTCCGGAAGGAAATCAAAGAAAAGCTCCTGGCCGCCGCCGACTGGGGGCGGGAAGGTATCAAGCTCCTGGCCGACTACCACCGCACCTGGGGCACGGGAATCTTGGGCATGTACTGGGCCTTTCGCTGGGAAGGCGGTCCGGCAGGCGGGAGGCTTGTGGGCATCGACCGGCCCGATCCCATCCAGCTCTCCGACCTGGTGGGCTATGAAGCCGAGCGGGGCGAAATAATCCGCAACACCGAAAAGTTCCTGAAAGGCCTGCCCGCCGTCAACATCCTCCTCTACGGCGCCCGGGGCACGGGCAAATCCTCGACGGTCAAGGCCCTGCTGCACGCCTACGGCGCCCAGGGGCTGAGGCTGATAGAACTGCCTAAAAAGTTCTTGGGGGACTACCAGGAAATACTAAAAATCCTCGCCCCCCGGCCGCAGAAGTTCATCATCTTCATCGACGACCTTTCCTTTGAGGAGGGCGAGGCGGAATATAAGGAACTTAAGTATTTGCTGGAAGGAAGCCTGCAGGTACGGCCGGCCAACGTCCTGGTCTACGCCACCTCCAACCGCCGCCACCTGGTGAAGGAATTCCTTTCCGACCGGGCCCCCGCCGCCGACCGCGAGGTGCGCCTCCAGGACACCGTCCAGGAAAAGCTCTCCCTGGCGGAGCGCTTCGGTATGACTGTCATTTTTTTAAGTCCGGACCAGGAGCAGTACCTGAACATTGTAGAAGAGCTTGCCCGGAAAGAAGGTCTGGAAATAGAACCGGCCGAGCTGCGCCGCCGCGCCCTGCAGTGGGCCCTCTACCAAAATGGCACCTCCGGCCGCACCGCCCGGCAGTTCGTCGACTATCTCCGGGGAGAGCTGGAATAA
- a CDS encoding HEPN domain-containing protein produces MSDELWRLWLKRAKSNLARAKLGRQTPDILYEDLCFDAQQAAEKALKGVMAYLGINIPRTHSIGYLLKLLEDSGRIGVDENLKEAAILTDYAVTTRYPGDWDPIDEVEYKWAVYLAEKVYRWAISLIKEKTMLEKK; encoded by the coding sequence ATGAGCGATGAATTATGGCGGCTTTGGTTGAAAAGAGCAAAAAGTAATCTCGCGAGGGCAAAACTCGGCAGGCAAACACCTGATATACTATACGAGGATCTTTGTTTTGACGCCCAGCAGGCTGCCGAAAAGGCCCTTAAAGGTGTTATGGCATATTTGGGCATTAATATCCCCAGAACCCATTCTATTGGGTACCTCTTAAAGTTATTAGAAGATTCAGGGCGAATTGGAGTTGATGAAAATCTCAAGGAAGCCGCTATTCTAACCGATTACGCAGTTACAACTCGCTATCCGGGTGACTGGGATCCCATAGATGAAGTTGAATATAAATGGGCCGTATATCTTGCTGAAAAGGTTTACCGATGGGCGATATCACTCATCAAAGAAAAAACCATGCTCGAAAAAAAATAG
- a CDS encoding nucleotidyltransferase domain-containing protein, with the protein MEEILKDVIDKIVKTANPDKIILFGSRSKEKAGFDSDYDLLVLKRGINNRRALAQLLYKNLVNVPAAVDIIVETPEKIEKYQTLHGLVYAEAAKGLVVYER; encoded by the coding sequence TTGGAAGAAATTCTCAAAGATGTAATAGACAAAATAGTAAAAACCGCAAATCCTGATAAGATAATCCTTTTTGGGTCAAGGAGTAAAGAGAAAGCTGGATTTGACAGTGATTATGATCTCCTGGTGCTGAAGCGCGGAATAAATAATCGCCGTGCCTTAGCTCAACTTCTGTATAAAAACCTGGTTAACGTTCCTGCGGCTGTAGATATAATTGTAGAGACGCCGGAAAAAATAGAAAAATACCAGACATTACACGGGTTGGTTTATGCTGAGGCTGCCAAAGGGCTGGTAGTTTATGAGCGATGA
- a CDS encoding nucleotidyltransferase family protein translates to MPGDFTRLKRLLDKKREEELDKRRALAWQKARQVASLLRETYGVREVILYGSLARGDFREGSDIDLYVKGFTGPYWQMLARAERLATPFEISIVCEEDALPSLREEVAREGVEL, encoded by the coding sequence ATGCCAGGAGATTTTACCCGGTTAAAGCGGCTTCTTGACAAGAAACGCGAAGAAGAGCTGGATAAGCGCCGGGCCCTGGCCTGGCAGAAGGCTCGGCAGGTGGCTTCCCTTTTACGGGAGACTTACGGGGTACGGGAAGTCATCCTTTACGGCTCCCTGGCCCGGGGCGATTTTCGGGAAGGGTCCGACATTGATCTTTATGTCAAGGGTTTTACAGGACCCTACTGGCAGATGCTGGCCCGGGCTGAGCGTCTTGCCACGCCCTTTGAAATCAGCATTGTCTGCGAAGAAGACGCCCTGCCGTCTTTACGGGAAGAAGTCGCCCGGGAAGGGGTGGAACTTTGA
- a CDS encoding efflux RND transporter periplasmic adaptor subunit, which produces MRVWGKRAWALLLVLFLVVGAAGCGAGPGDGGQVSVKTATAAKGKLEATQTISGALAPARVANVVSKLAGQVLAVKADVGDRVQAGQVLVEIDTKELQAQLQQAEAAVDSVREQAEQARLSMEAAQVAVANAKVALDAAQKYYDRIKALVDAGAASQSQLDDAQTKLDQAKNGYAAAGKQYEVAKKQYETASGSGLAQAEAAVNTIKVNMSNAVITSPITGVVTNRNINPGEMAAPTSPQPLLIIADTATLKLEGTVGQEAVPLLAVGQKVTVTLDALPGREFTGTVTQVGPVAAATGQRFPVEVSLANPGELKAGMTARAVFKLTAPEGVVVPLAAVRTEGGSDYVFVVKDGRVERRPVTLGLKNEEQVMVLKGLEAGEQVAVTNVGVLQDGMAVKVE; this is translated from the coding sequence ATGCGAGTTTGGGGGAAGAGGGCGTGGGCCCTTTTGCTCGTCTTGTTCCTGGTAGTTGGCGCCGCGGGATGCGGTGCCGGGCCCGGGGACGGCGGGCAGGTGAGCGTGAAAACCGCTACCGCCGCTAAAGGGAAGCTGGAGGCGACGCAGACGATAAGCGGCGCCCTGGCGCCGGCGCGGGTGGCCAATGTGGTAAGCAAGCTGGCCGGTCAGGTCCTGGCCGTGAAGGCCGACGTCGGCGACCGGGTGCAGGCCGGTCAGGTCCTGGTGGAGATCGACACTAAAGAGCTCCAGGCCCAGTTGCAGCAGGCCGAGGCCGCCGTCGACAGCGTCCGGGAACAGGCGGAACAGGCACGCCTGAGCATGGAAGCGGCGCAAGTTGCCGTGGCCAACGCCAAAGTGGCCCTGGACGCTGCCCAGAAGTACTACGACCGCATTAAGGCCCTGGTCGACGCCGGTGCGGCATCCCAGAGCCAACTGGACGACGCCCAGACCAAGCTGGACCAGGCCAAAAACGGCTATGCGGCCGCCGGCAAGCAGTACGAAGTGGCCAAAAAGCAGTATGAAACGGCTTCGGGTTCCGGTCTGGCCCAGGCCGAAGCGGCGGTCAATACCATTAAAGTTAATATGAGCAATGCGGTGATTACAAGTCCCATCACCGGCGTGGTCACCAACCGCAACATCAATCCCGGGGAAATGGCGGCTCCCACCAGCCCCCAGCCCCTGCTGATCATCGCCGACACCGCGACCTTGAAACTCGAGGGTACCGTCGGCCAGGAGGCCGTTCCGCTGCTGGCGGTCGGGCAGAAGGTGACGGTCACCCTGGATGCCCTGCCGGGACGGGAGTTTACCGGTACGGTGACCCAGGTGGGGCCAGTGGCGGCGGCCACGGGCCAGCGCTTCCCGGTGGAGGTGAGCCTGGCCAATCCGGGCGAACTGAAGGCCGGCATGACGGCCCGCGCCGTGTTTAAGCTGACGGCGCCGGAGGGCGTCGTCGTCCCGCTTGCGGCCGTGCGGACGGAAGGCGGCAGTGATTATGTTTTCGTAGTGAAGGACGGCAGGGTGGAGCGGCGGCCGGTAACCCTGGGCCTGAAAAACGAGGAACAGGTGATGGTCCTCAAAGGCCTGGAGGCCGGCGAGCAGGTGGCCGTCACCAACGTGGGCGTGCTCCAGGACGGCATGGCCGTGAAGGTGGAATGA
- a CDS encoding HlyD family secretion protein — protein sequence MSRKLIILLVLVLALAGAGAIAFYYYYENVNYASTDDARVAADTVTVTPEIAGKLLEWRVKEGDEVKAGQVLGRLDLEAALTSGAVNPQVLGATGGVMAGKAEIQAPINGQVLQSKAVVGQMAAPGTALAVIADTGNLYISANIKETVIAKVKVGQAVDVRIDAYPGRVFSGRVTSVGRATTSVFSLLPAQNAGGNYTKVTQVIPVKIQLVDAADAQLMPGMNASVRIHIR from the coding sequence TTGTCTAGGAAGCTGATAATCCTCCTGGTGCTGGTCCTGGCCCTGGCCGGCGCCGGTGCCATCGCCTTTTACTACTACTATGAAAACGTCAACTATGCCAGCACCGACGACGCCCGGGTGGCGGCGGACACGGTGACGGTCACCCCGGAAATAGCGGGGAAGCTCCTGGAATGGCGCGTCAAGGAAGGGGATGAAGTAAAGGCCGGCCAGGTCCTGGGCCGGCTGGACCTCGAAGCCGCCCTGACCTCCGGGGCCGTCAATCCCCAGGTTCTGGGGGCTACCGGCGGCGTTATGGCCGGCAAGGCGGAAATCCAGGCGCCGATAAACGGCCAGGTGCTGCAGTCCAAAGCGGTGGTGGGCCAGATGGCGGCGCCGGGCACGGCCCTGGCCGTCATCGCCGACACCGGCAACCTTTACATCAGCGCCAATATAAAGGAAACGGTCATCGCCAAGGTCAAGGTCGGGCAGGCGGTGGACGTGCGCATCGACGCCTACCCTGGCCGGGTTTTCAGCGGCCGGGTGACCTCCGTGGGCCGGGCGACGACGTCGGTGTTTTCCCTGCTGCCGGCCCAGAACGCCGGCGGTAACTACACCAAGGTCACCCAGGTCATACCGGTGAAAATCCAGCTCGTCGACGCCGCCGATGCCCAGTTGATGCCGGGGATGAACGCTTCAGTACGGATTCATATTAGATAA
- a CDS encoding DHA2 family efflux MFS transporter permease subunit, producing MAGRERGEAAKGASRPGDGGGRQGSWVIPVLVALIGAFMSILDSSIVNVAIPTIMHVFNTDTSTVEWVVTIYMLALGVVVPLSGWLGDKLGFKRLYILALALFTFGSLLCTLSWNVDSLIAARVVQALGGGLIMPTTMAMVYRMVPQERIGSAMGVLGIALFVAPAIGPTLGGYLVEYVDWRWIFTINLPIGVLGVLLSLVYLPDFPPAGAGSLDIGGAVTAAVGLFTLLLALSKGADWGWTSEAIVLLFYTSAVSLGLFVYLELTCPNPLLELRVFRYPAFTLANLMVVATTIGLFGGIFYIPLFLQTVRGLGAMETGMLSMPGALASALMMPVTGRLYDRIGPRLMAVAGLLVAALTTYQFHNLDVITPDRVLVTWMVLRSISISFASMPAQTAALAGLPPELVGRASAMTNIINRVSGSFGIAILTSILNHRTALHSMQLAGQVTADNPAVVDFFQRAGVYLGGGAAEQVKSLATTYLAAKVSQAAFVRGIDDLFIIMTTFTLVGVLPAFFLRKGSGGRPGIGVSE from the coding sequence ATGGCCGGGCGTGAGCGAGGTGAAGCCGCTAAAGGCGCAAGCCGCCCGGGGGATGGCGGCGGCAGACAGGGGTCCTGGGTCATACCCGTCCTGGTGGCCCTCATCGGTGCTTTCATGTCCATCCTGGACTCCAGCATCGTCAACGTGGCCATCCCGACGATTATGCATGTTTTCAACACCGATACCAGCACGGTGGAGTGGGTGGTCACCATTTACATGCTGGCCCTGGGGGTCGTCGTCCCCTTAAGCGGCTGGCTGGGTGACAAGCTGGGTTTTAAAAGATTGTACATCCTCGCCCTGGCGCTTTTTACCTTCGGTTCGCTCCTGTGCACGCTAAGCTGGAACGTCGATTCCCTCATTGCGGCCCGGGTGGTCCAGGCCCTGGGCGGCGGCTTGATTATGCCCACCACCATGGCCATGGTTTACCGCATGGTGCCCCAGGAAAGGATCGGCAGCGCCATGGGCGTGCTGGGGATCGCCCTCTTCGTGGCCCCGGCCATCGGGCCGACCCTGGGGGGCTACCTGGTGGAATACGTTGACTGGCGCTGGATCTTTACCATCAACCTGCCCATCGGCGTGCTGGGGGTGCTCCTTTCCCTGGTGTACCTGCCCGATTTTCCCCCGGCCGGGGCGGGCAGCCTGGATATCGGCGGCGCCGTAACCGCAGCGGTCGGCCTTTTCACCCTCCTCCTGGCCCTGAGCAAAGGAGCGGACTGGGGCTGGACTTCGGAAGCCATCGTCCTCCTATTTTATACCAGCGCCGTTTCCCTGGGACTTTTCGTCTACCTGGAGCTTACCTGTCCCAACCCCTTGTTGGAGCTGCGGGTGTTCCGCTATCCGGCCTTCACCCTGGCCAATCTCATGGTGGTGGCGACCACCATCGGCCTGTTCGGGGGCATCTTTTACATTCCCCTTTTTCTCCAGACCGTCCGCGGCCTGGGGGCCATGGAGACGGGCATGCTCTCCATGCCCGGCGCCCTGGCCTCGGCGCTGATGATGCCGGTGACCGGCCGCCTCTACGATCGTATCGGCCCCCGCCTGATGGCCGTTGCCGGGCTATTGGTGGCGGCCCTGACGACCTACCAGTTCCATAACCTGGACGTCATAACTCCCGACCGGGTGCTCGTCACCTGGATGGTCCTGCGCAGCATCAGCATATCCTTTGCCTCCATGCCCGCCCAGACGGCGGCCCTGGCCGGTCTACCGCCGGAGCTGGTGGGCCGGGCTTCAGCCATGACCAACATCATCAACCGGGTGTCGGGATCCTTTGGGATAGCCATCCTGACCTCGATTTTGAACCACCGCACGGCCCTGCATTCCATGCAACTGGCCGGCCAGGTTACGGCAGACAACCCGGCCGTCGTGGACTTTTTCCAGCGCGCCGGCGTTTATCTGGGGGGAGGGGCGGCGGAGCAGGTTAAAAGCCTGGCCACCACCTACCTTGCGGCCAAGGTGTCCCAGGCGGCCTTCGTGCGGGGTATAGACGACCTGTTCATCATCATGACGACCTTCACCCTGGTCGGCGTCCTTCCGGCCTTTTTCCTGCGCAAAGGGTCCGGCGGCCGGCCGGGAATTGGGGTTAGCGAGTAA